The nucleotide sequence GCGGGACACGTACACTGCCGGTTTTAATGAATGCACAAGCCGGGGAGAAATTGgcagaaaatttattaaatgctCACGTATACAAATCCCTTGtacaaaaccgaaaaccgaaaatgcCTGCATCTGACAagcacacatacacgcacagGCAGCAATTGTTTTCGCAGAGAACAATAACTTGAACAGGATGCGCTCGAATATCTCGTCCTGGTTCTGGTTTTGCTCTCGATTCTGTTTCGGATTCGGTTTCGCCGGCTGATGTATGCATAAAATAATCCTTTTATGCTCGGCACAACAATGTCcgtgaaatgcaaaacaataaCAGTACTAACGATAGCATTTCCCCGCCTTCCCCGCAGGATGCCCATGCCCTCCTTCTGCGTTGCATTAACATAATGCGCAGGCAACTCAAGCAGGGCCCACGtgtcgtatgcgcaatgtggGCGGCATGGGTTGCCATTCATGcacccatccacccatccGGTGGCAACTGTCGCCCCAACacttttgttgccatttgaTTTAGATGCCCCCCCCTCCCCGCACACCAAACAAATAAAGCATAAAGTGCATCTTCCGATGCGACCGTCGATATACAATATATCTAAACTAAAGCAACCCGAACCTATAAGGcttataatacattttttctaATATATAGTGTGCTTATTTTGATTTCAAAGATGGATGAAAGTGCAAAACAGCAGCTGTTGAATTCATTAAAAACTCGGGAAACCTATCTCGATCTCTAATGTGGTTAAGTTAGTCAGAAAGCGCATTCATAGGCATTGTTTTAAGTTGCACAACTTTGGATGCAGAGCAAAAGGCGCGGCCGATTTGTTTTCACAGCCTTTGCGGTTgatgaaaatgtaaatttgaTGCATTCCAAGAAGCCAGAACCAGATATGAACAAGATTAAAACTACAACTTTGTCAGGGTCGCTCCTTCCATCCATCCGAAAGAGTTGCCAGCAGAAGAGCGGAATAAATGGGGCCAGAGTTCGGAGCTCATGCagcttaaatataaatactagcgtatatatgtatgtataatgcCGTCAAGTTTCCATCCTCGTGCATTGTACATTACTCTTGGCTTAACCTTAACGAAATATGCCAACAATTTACTTTAAGTTACTTTTTATGTACTTAGTGGCCTGGCTcggttattattgttgttctcGGTCCGCCCAACACAGAAATCCTTTCTTGGACTTCTGCCCAAGGAGCTGAGTGACTAAGGAACTCGCCGACTGGCGTGCGTTTCTgttcggtttcagtttcagcttcagcttcagcttcagtttcggtttttgtttctgcTCCTCGGCTTCGAGCCGTGGCCCATAAAATTTATGTTGCTTCATTCCTCAATAATTGCATAGCTCAGTAAATTTTAATGCAAGCGgtcataaataatttcgttctgtttgtgtttgtgttttgtgtgtttcgTTCACGATTTGCGTTTTGCCATTTGCGTTTACTCTGGGCCAGAGCGAAATAAATAACGTATACGCTAAATAACTCTGTCTCAGTCTCGTAGTGGAATAAGTACTTTAAGGAATGAACTCGAAGGCATTTCACGACCGGCGCACGactaaaatgcattttgtttgATATTCTCTTTGGCCTTTGACTCGACGCCTGTGCTGTGACCCTTTGCCCTTCCACTGACCCACCACAGTTTGCAAAAGCAAGTTAGCGTGATGAGCATGAATCTGTCAGCGAAACTCGATGAGCTGCAGCGGGGAGATCGACACCTGGAGACGACGGTCGCCCTGTGCGAAATCCGCACCCAGCTCCAGGAGCTGACCAAATCCGTGGAGAGCTGCCAGAGCGAGGTGTCCGAGGTGAGTTGGGAGTCGAGAATCCCAATAATACCTGGCTAAATTGCTTAGAATTTGTCCAAAAATTCGCTGTACTTATTTATATGAATAACTAAAAAAAGGATTCGTTGCTTATCCAGGTGAAGCGCGACATGGTGGCCATCAAGCACGAACTGGACACCGTGCAGCAGGTGAAGGAGGAGATCGAGGAGCTGCGCGAATACGTCGATCGACTGGAGGAGCACACGCACAGACGGAAGCTAAGACTTTTAGAACAAGTTTGTAGCTTAAATTATTTGCCATGTTGTGTAATTAAATACTTGAATTTCATTTCTCTATTCATGTACAAACCGAAACACCAAGAACCAACTACCAACAACCCAGAGCCAGACAACCACACGACCAAAAAACCACCCAGAACTACCCGAACATCCATCCACCCAGCCACACAAAACCACTGACGGCAGAAACTGCCACCATGACGGACAGATGCAAATGCTCTTCGGATTGGCCTCAGTTTCTGTCCACACTCAAACAAATTTATCCCCTATAACGACTTGAAAATTGGATAACCGAATTTCATTGGCCGAATTGCAGTATAAAAAGTACTTAACAGAGATTTGTTTGAGTGTACGGCACACGTACAGACGGCTTCTTCATCAAcgtatattaaatattagctATCTAATtagttttgtattatttatttttataagttctgtagcaaaatcaaataaatatatgcgaaaaatgttaatacaacttttattttgttcaaTTTCATTGATTTGAAGTATGGTTTCCGACATCCGAACACTTTCATCCATCAGAACGTATCTTATTGTTTCGTTACCCCTGAGTTTCAATTAGAAAATTGGCCTTATCCAAAGAGAAAGCTTTGGTTTCCTTGACGCACACTCGTTTGCAAAGCGTTTGATGGACCCGCCCGCACATCCCCCACCAAATCCCCACCGTCCCGCCCCGCTCCCCCGCTGAATTGTTCACCACTAATGGTATTTACCAATCAAAACTTCCAGGGTCTCACCTTCTTCCTCACCTACTCGATTTTCTCGGCGGTGCTGGGCATGCTGCAATTCGGCTACAACACCGGCGTCATCAACGCGCCCGAAAAGAATATCGAGAACTTCATGAAGGACGTCTACAAGGACCGCTACGGCGAGGACATCAGCGAGGAGTTCATCCAGCAGCTCTACTCGGTGGCGGTATCCATTTTCGCCATCGGCGGCATGCTGGGCGGTTTCAGCGGAGGCTGGATGGCCAACCGCTTTGGCAGGTAATTTAATTGTCTTATATCAATAGTTTTATACCAAACTAGATATGATATCATTGCTTAAATGGTTTCCATTTGGTTCGAATTGCAGAAAAGGCGGCCTACTGTTGAACAATGTGCTCGGAATTGCCGGCGCCTGTTTGATGGGATTTACCAAAGTTAGTCATTCCTATGAAATGTTATTCCTTGGCCGATTTATAATTGGTGTTAATTGCGGTGAGTGATTATTATAAACTAATAAGTTCAAATACTTACTAATGGGTGCATGGATTTGATTCGAAGGCCTCAACACTTCGCTGGTGCCCATGTACATCTCGGAGATAGCGCCACTGAATCTGCGCGGTGGCTTAGGAACTGTTAATCAATTGGCTGTGACTGTAGGTTTACTATTATCCCAAGTGCTGGGCATCGAGCAAATCCTCGGCACCAACGAGGGCTGGCCCATCCTCCTGGGCCTGGCCATCTGCCCGGCGATCCTGCAGCTGATCCTGCTGCCCGTCTGCCCGGAATCGCCCAGATATCTGCTCATTACCAAGCAGTGGGAGGAGGAGGCGCGAAAAGGTACAACTCCTGTGTAATCTATAAACTTTAAGCTGCATCTTTTAACAAATCCTTGTGTAGCCCTGCGCCGACTGCGAGCCTCTGGGTCCGTGGAGGAGGACATCGAGGAGATGCGGGCCGAGGAGCGCGCCCAGCAGTCCGAGAGCCACATATCGACCATGGAGCTGATATGCTCGCCCACCCTGCGCCCTCCGCTGATCATCGGCATCGTGATGCAGCTGAGCCAGCAATTCAGCGGCATCAACGCCGTCTTCTACTATTCCACGTCGCTGTTCATGAGCTCGGGATTGACTGAGGAGAGCGCCAAGTTCGCTACGATAGGCATCGGCGCCATAATGGTAGGTTTCGAGAAGCCATCATCAAACGACCTCAGATTCTGAGTTATGTGTGTTACTGTATTTTTGCACAGGTTGTTATGACGCTCGTGTCCATTCCGCTAATGGATCGCACGGGTCGCCGGACCCTGCATCTCTATGGTCTGGGCGGAATGTTCATCTTCTCAATCTTCATCACCATTTCGTTCCTGATCAAGGCAAGTATAGTGGTGTCCAGGATTCTTGAGTCCTGCTCTTGCTCCTGTAGAGTAATGCCTGCGAATGTCAATGCTAAGATGCCTGCCAGTTTGggtttgcatttgtttgtccCCCGCCCGTTCAGTGATTTGCATATGACTCTGAAATCCTAGAAACGCTAGAACTTATATCCCAtatcccatttcccatttacTCCAAACGAGTGCGTgcgtttataaatatttgaatattaatatattttatgcatgAAGTTGTGTTTTACCCCTTCGAGCCCTcaaaacatgaaaaaaaaaaaaaaaaacagaacataaAAACACTCACCAACACACACGTAAGAGCATGACAGTTGTCCCGCGCGTATATCTATAAATTATTGATGTGAgatatatttgaatttataacAAGTTGGATTTATGACTCTCGCCCAGCCATTAAACAAACGTAgcctttttgtgttttttccgtGCTTGCGTTGATGTATTGCATTTAAGTCATAGACGTATGTGTGTTTAATTTATAGGCCAAAACTTGGTCACTTTAGTAATTAATTACGTCCTCTATCTGCgatttgaaaatatgtttacgCAGATTGTGGCACATGAATGATTAGCTTTGGAATGCTTTTGTGTTAGTTATGACTTTTTGAGTTTTTTACCGCTTTCCAACTTTGTATACACAGTTTGCACGTGGCTTGCCAATAGATATACAATAGTTACTTTTTCAGTTGCCTAGGCTAAGTTGTTGCGCCTGTGAGCTGGACCACAAATACCTATTTAATCAGGCACTTGTTTATGGATGTGTCAAGCATTTAAAGACAAGTTCCTGATTTCAAATATCCCGGCCAGCCCCTTGCGCAACTGTCCCGCCCCTAATTAGTGCTATTCTCGACTTGGCAGGCTTTCGCCCCACAAAACACTCACTCGAAATCGGTTGACGAATTCGTTCTGTTTATGATTTATACGCTTTGTTTTCCGCTAGAGGCAATCCACACAGTTTCAAAGGCAAGCAAAAGTTTCgacaaaaagcaaaaccaacACACAACTGAGCAAAAGTTTTCCGGGCACCAGTTCCACCAGCTCCCCCAAAATGGAGAAAAACATAGAGCAGAGCACCGCGCTGAACTCGCTTTAGAGGTGTCACCACCTCCCACACACGAAACTCTCACATAGAAACCAAAACACTCAATGTGACCTCAAGCCATAATTTATACTCTTTGTTTGGTAATTGTGTAAGATATAGCTAACTTTGCAACTAAGTACAACAAAGCATTCCTAAGCATTCTCAGACCCAGAAAGACTCGAGCAGCAGTTCAGAGGTCAACTCTTTGAGAACCAAGAAAACGAGAGCAGCCAACTTCAGCTCCTATCAAACTTAATACTTTCGATAATCTAATAACCAACTCATGCATAAAAGAGATCAGGCTTATCTAGGGGGTTGTGTCTTATATTCATTCGTATTATTTCGAAGACAGTTCGTTAAGCGCGAGTAGAGGAAAAGCCTACATCGAGAATGCGAGTACTATGCATTTTGTATAGGAGTTCTTTGGTTATGTGCAGGAAATGATCGACTGGATGTCCTACCTCTCTGTGGTGGCCACTCTCGGATTCGTCGTCTTCTTTGCGGTGGGACCCGGTTCGATACCCTGGATGATTACCGCGGAGCTCTTCTCCCAGGGACCCCGGCCCAGTGCCATGGCTATTGCGGTGCTGGTCAACTGGATGG is from Drosophila melanogaster chromosome 3L and encodes:
- the Glut1 gene encoding glucose transporter 1, isoform S; this translates as MATIGDLSMISPPTSSISNDQDPFGQLPPLPPPLRSTQVLQPLSVFPVSNLSEDSYDYVFGGRRKTPPTTTSTQLKLTSPPVRLRPEDAYRGANINNGRFYRHSFSYAPKRQRHSSRDDRDRESRLRCHGEDEATLRQLLLDLQKQVSVMSMNLSAKLDELQRGDRHLETTVALCEIRTQLQELTKSVESCQSEVSEVKRDMVAIKHELDTVQQVKEEIEELREYVDRLEEHTHRRKLRLLEQGLTFFLTYSIFSAVLGMLQFGYNTGVINAPEKNIENFMKDVYKDRYGEDISEEFIQQLYSVAVSIFAIGGMLGGFSGGWMANRFGRKGGLLLNNVLGIAGACLMGFTKVSHSYEMLFLGRFIIGVNCGLNTSLVPMYISEIAPLNLRGGLGTVNQLAVTVGLLLSQVLGIEQILGTNEGWPILLGLAICPAILQLILLPVCPESPRYLLITKQWEEEARKALRRLRASGSVEEDIEEMRAEERAQQSESHISTMELICSPTLRPPLIIGIVMQLSQQFSGINAVFYYSTSLFMSSGLTEESAKFATIGIGAIMVVMTLVSIPLMDRTGRRTLHLYGLGGMFIFSIFITISFLIKASIVVSRILESCSCSCRVMPANVNAKMPASLGLHLFVPRPFSDLHMTLKS
- the Glut1 gene encoding glucose transporter 1, isoform L, which translates into the protein MSMNLSAKLDELQRGDRHLETTVALCEIRTQLQELTKSVESCQSEVSEVKRDMVAIKHELDTVQQVKEEIEELREYVDRLEEHTHRRKLRLLEQGLTFFLTYSIFSAVLGMLQFGYNTGVINAPEKNIENFMKDVYKDRYGEDISEEFIQQLYSVAVSIFAIGGMLGGFSGGWMANRFGRKGGLLLNNVLGIAGACLMGFTKVSHSYEMLFLGRFIIGVNCGLNTSLVPMYISEIAPLNLRGGLGTVNQLAVTVGLLLSQVLGIEQILGTNEGWPILLGLAICPAILQLILLPVCPESPRYLLITKQWEEEARKALRRLRASGSVEEDIEEMRAEERAQQSESHISTMELICSPTLRPPLIIGIVMQLSQQFSGINAVFYYSTSLFMSSGLTEESAKFATIGIGAIMVVMTLVSIPLMDRTGRRTLHLYGLGGMFIFSIFITISFLIKEFFGYVQEMIDWMSYLSVVATLGFVVFFAVGPGSIPWMITAELFSQGPRPSAMAIAVLVNWMANFVVGIGFPSMKTALENYTFLPFSVFLAIFWIFTYKKVPETKNKTFEEILALFRHNNGSEDNANGNSVTTADFELSQNDGEEKGGVHAKAQ
- the Glut1 gene encoding glucose transporter 1, isoform O, giving the protein MAFLCAPVKRDMVAIKHELDTVQQVKEEIEELREYVDRLEEHTHRRKLRLLEQVCSLNYLPCCGLTFFLTYSIFSAVLGMLQFGYNTGVINAPEKNIENFMKDVYKDRYGEDISEEFIQQLYSVAVSIFAIGGMLGGFSGGWMANRFGRKGGLLLNNVLGIAGACLMGFTKVSHSYEMLFLGRFIIGVNCGLNTSLVPMYISEIAPLNLRGGLGTVNQLAVTVGLLLSQVLGIEQILGTNEGWPILLGLAICPAILQLILLPVCPESPRYLLITKQWEEEARKALRRLRASGSVEEDIEEMRAEERAQQSESHISTMELICSPTLRPPLIIGIVMQLSQQFSGINAVFYYSTSLFMSSGLTEESAKFATIGIGAIMVVMTLVSIPLMDRTGRRTLHLYGLGGMFIFSIFITISFLIKEFFGYVQEMIDWMSYLSVVATLGFVVFFAVGPGSIPWMITAELFSQGPRPSAMAIAVLVNWMANFVVGIGFPSMKTALENYTFLPFSVFLAIFWIFTYKKVPETKNKTFEEILALFRHNNGSEDNANGNSVTTADFELSQNDGEEKGGVHAKAQ
- the Glut1 gene encoding glucose transporter 1, isoform B codes for the protein MAFLCAPGLTFFLTYSIFSAVLGMLQFGYNTGVINAPEKNIENFMKDVYKDRYGEDISEEFIQQLYSVAVSIFAIGGMLGGFSGGWMANRFGRKGGLLLNNVLGIAGACLMGFTKVSHSYEMLFLGRFIIGVNCGLNTSLVPMYISEIAPLNLRGGLGTVNQLAVTVGLLLSQVLGIEQILGTNEGWPILLGLAICPAILQLILLPVCPESPRYLLITKQWEEEARKALRRLRASGSVEEDIEEMRAEERAQQSESHISTMELICSPTLRPPLIIGIVMQLSQQFSGINAVFYYSTSLFMSSGLTEESAKFATIGIGAIMVVMTLVSIPLMDRTGRRTLHLYGLGGMFIFSIFITISFLIKEMIDWMSYLSVVATLGFVVFFAVGPGSIPWMITAELFSQGPRPSAMAIAVLVNWMANFVVGIGFPSMKTALENYTFLPFSVFLAIFWIFTYKKVPETKNKTFEEILALFRHNNGRYVSLH
- the Glut1 gene encoding glucose transporter 1, isoform Y, with translation MAFLCAPGLTFFLTYSIFSAVLGMLQFGYNTGVINAPEKNIENFMKDVYKDRYGEDISEEFIQQLYSVAVSIFAIGGMLGGFSGGWMANRFGRKGGLLLNNVLGIAGACLMGFTKVSHSYEMLFLGRFIIGVNCGLNTSLVPMYISEIAPLNLRGGLGTVNQLAVTVGLLLSQVLGIEQILGTNEGWPILLGLAICPAILQLILLPVCPESPRYLLITKQWEEEARKALRRLRASGSVEEDIEEMRAEERAQQSESHISTMELICSPTLRPPLIIGIVMQLSQQFSGINAVFYYSTSLFMSSGLTEESAKFATIGIGAIMVVMTLVSIPLMDRTGRRTLHLYGLGGMFIFSIFITISFLIKEMIDWMSYLSVVATLGFVVFFAVGPGSIPWMITAELFSQGPRPSAMAIAVLVNWMANFVVGIGFPSMKTALENYTFLPFSVFLAIFWIFTYKKVPETKNKTFEEILALFRHNNGRSMLNCTNSLEPQSMNSGIEHAALMVSEEKTQHDSLFGTTSFSLTVEGMGPYPLSDSTNLLGPGSSSYGPGGVLGLAGSGSGLGGQCYTNYGTNLQTPQAARKCHYDEVDDYSFRRHSAHGRITQMKGKPLILGPTIKKDKKKERTDWLTASERFLEGGRSTHQGRSAASAPHHPRQPPPVCPSSGP
- the Glut1 gene encoding glucose transporter 1, isoform U translates to MATIGDLSMISPPTSSISNDQDPFGQLPPLPPPLRSTQVLQPLSVFPVSNLSEDSYDYVFGGRRKTPPTTTSTQLKLTSPPVRLRPEDAYRGANINNGRFYRHSFSYAPKRQRHSSRDDRDRESRLRCHGEDEATLRQLLLDLQKQVSVMSMNLSAKLDELQRGDRHLETTVALCEIRTQLQELTKSVESCQSEVSEVKRDMVAIKHELDTVQQVKEEIEELREYVDRLEEHTHRRKLRLLEQNQLPTTQSQTTTRPKNHPELPEHPSTQPHKTTDGRNCHHDGQMQMLFGLASVSVHTQTNLSPITT
- the Glut1 gene encoding glucose transporter 1, isoform D codes for the protein MAFLCAPGLTFFLTYSIFSAVLGMLQFGYNTGVINAPEKNIENFMKDVYKDRYGEDISEEFIQQLYSVAVSIFAIGGMLGGFSGGWMANRFGRKGGLLLNNVLGIAGACLMGFTKVSHSYEMLFLGRFIIGVNCGLNTSLVPMYISEIAPLNLRGGLGTVNQLAVTVGLLLSQVLGIEQILGTNEGWPILLGLAICPAILQLILLPVCPESPRYLLITKQWEEEARKALRRLRASGSVEEDIEEMRAEERAQQSESHISTMELICSPTLRPPLIIGIVMQLSQQFSGINAVFYYSTSLFMSSGLTEESAKFATIGIGAIMVVMTLVSIPLMDRTGRRTLHLYGLGGMFIFSIFITISFLIKEMIDWMSYLSVVATLGFVVFFAVGPGSIPWMITAELFSQGPRPSAMAIAVLVNWMANFVVGIGFPSMKTALENYTFLPFSVFLAIFWIFTYKKVPETKNKTFEEILALFRHNNGSEDNANGNSVTTADFELSQNDGEEKGGVHAKAQ
- the Glut1 gene encoding glucose transporter 1, isoform E, with the translated sequence MAFLCAPGLTFFLTYSIFSAVLGMLQFGYNTGVINAPEKNIENFMKDVYKDRYGEDISEEFIQQLYSVAVSIFAIGGMLGGFSGGWMANRFGRKGGLLLNNVLGIAGACLMGFTKVSHSYEMLFLGRFIIGVNCGLNTSLVPMYISEIAPLNLRGGLGTVNQLAVTVGLLLSQVLGIEQILGTNEGWPILLGLAICPAILQLILLPVCPESPRYLLITKQWEEEARKALRRLRASGSVEEDIEEMRAEERAQQSESHISTMELICSPTLRPPLIIGIVMQLSQQFSGINAVFYYSTSLFMSSGLTEESAKFATIGIGAIMVVMTLVSIPLMDRTGRRTLHLYGLGGMFIFSIFITISFLIKEFFGYVQEMIDWMSYLSVVATLGFVVFFAVGPGSIPWMITAELFSQGPRPSAMAIAVLVNWMANFVVGIGFPSMKTALENYTFLPFSVFLAIFWIFTYKKVPETKNKTFEEILALFRHNNGRYVSLH
- the Glut1 gene encoding glucose transporter 1, isoform AA, with translation MAFLCAPGLTFFLTYSIFSAVLGMLQFGYNTGVINAPEKNIENFMKDVYKDRYGEDISEEFIQQLYSVAVSIFAIGGMLGGFSGGWMANRFGRKGGLLLNNVLGIAGACLMGFTKVSHSYEMLFLGRFIIGVNCGLNTSLVPMYISEIAPLNLRGGLGTVNQLAVTVGLLLSQVLGIEQILGTNEGWPILLGLAICPAILQLILLPVCPESPRYLLITKQWEEEARKALRRLRASGSVEEDIEEMRAEERAQQSESHISTMELICSPTLRPPLIIGIVMQLSQQFSGINAVFYYSTSLFMSSGLTEESAKFATIGIGAIMVVMTLVSIPLMDRTGRRTLHLYGLGGMFIFSIFITISFLIKEMIDWMSYLSVVATLGFVVFFAVGPGSIPWMITAELFSQGPRPSAMAIAVLVNWMANFVVGIGFPSMKTALENYTFLPFSVFLAIFWIFTYKKVPETKNKTFEEILALFRHNNGRSMLNCTNSLEPQSMNSGIEHAALMVSEEKTQHDSLFGTTSFSLTVEGMGPYPLSDSTNLLGPGSSSYGPGGVLGLAGSGSGLGGQCYTNYGTNLQTPQAARKCHYDEVDDYSFRRHSAHGRMSYSPYFGRKYLVVSKRRSQSLDED
- the Glut1 gene encoding glucose transporter 1, isoform V, which gives rise to MATIGDLSMISPPTSSISNDQDPFGQLPPLPPPLRSTQVLQPLSVFPVSNLSEDSYDYVFGGRRKTPPTTTSTQLKLTSPPVRLRPEDAYRGANINNGRFYRHSFSYAPKRQRHSSRDDRDRESRLRCHGEDEATLRQLLLDLQKQVSVMSMNLSAKLDELQRGDRHLETTVALCEIRTQLQELTKSVESCQSEVSEVKRDMVAIKHELDTVQQVKEEIEELREYVDRLEEHTHRRKLRLLEQGLTFFLTYSIFSAVLGMLQFGYNTGVINAPEKNIENFMKDVYKDRYGEDISEEFIQQLYSVAVSIFAIGGMLGGFSGGWMANRFGRKGGLLLNNVLGIAGACLMGFTKVSHSYEMLFLGRFIIGVNCGLNTSLVPMYISEIAPLNLRGGLGTVNQLAVTVGLLLSQVLGIEQILGTNEGWPILLGLAICPAILQLILLPVCPESPRYLLITKQWEEEARKALRRLRASGSVEEDIEEMRAEERAQQSESHISTMELICSPTLRPPLIIGIVMQLSQQFSGINAVFYYSTSLFMSSGLTEESAKFATIGIGAIMVVMTLVSIPLMDRTGRRTLHLYGLGGMFIFSIFITISFLIKEMIDWMSYLSVVATLGFVVFFAVGPGSIPWMITAELFSQGPRPSAMAIAVLVNWMANFVVGIGFPSMKTALENYTFLPFSVFLAIFWIFTYKKVPETKNKTFEEILALFRHNNGRYVSLH
- the Glut1 gene encoding glucose transporter 1, isoform W produces the protein MATIGDLSMISPPTSSISNDQDPFGQLPPLPPPLRSTQVLQPLSVFPVSNLSEDSYDYVFGGRRKTPPTTTSTQLKLTSPPVRLRPEDAYRGANINNGRFYRHSFSYAPKRQRHSSRDDRDRESRLRCHGEDEATLRQLLLDLQKQVSVMSMNLSAKLDELQRGDRHLETTVALCEIRTQLQELTKSVESCQSEVSEVKRDMVAIKHELDTVQQVKEEIEELREYVDRLEEHTHRRKLRLLEQGLTFFLTYSIFSAVLGMLQFGYNTGVINAPEKNIENFMKDVYKDRYGEDISEEFIQQLYSVAVSIFAIGGMLGGFSGGWMANRFGRKGGLLLNNVLGIAGACLMGFTKVSHSYEMLFLGRFIIGVNCGLNTSLVPMYISEIAPLNLRGGLGTVNQLAVTVGLLLSQVLGIEQILGTNEGWPILLGLAICPAILQLILLPVCPESPRYLLITKQWEEEARKALRRLRASGSVEEDIEEMRAEERAQQSESHISTMELICSPTLRPPLIIGIVMQLSQQFSGINAVFYYSTSLFMSSGLTEESAKFATIGIGAIMVVMTLVSIPLMDRTGRRTLHLYGLGGMFIFSIFITISFLIKEMIDWMSYLSVVATLGFVVFFAVGPGSIPWMITAELFSQGPRPSAMAIAVLVNWMANFVVGIGFPSMKTALENYTFLPFSVFLAIFWIFTYKKVPETKNKTFEEILALFRHNNGSEDNANGNSVTTADFELSQNDGEEKGGVHAKAQ
- the Glut1 gene encoding glucose transporter 1, isoform M codes for the protein MAFLCAPGLTFFLTYSIFSAVLGMLQFGYNTGVINAPEKNIENFMKDVYKDRYGEDISEEFIQQLYSVAVSIFAIGGMLGGFSGGWMANRFGRKGGLLLNNVLGIAGACLMGFTKVSHSYEMLFLGRFIIGVNCGLNTSLVPMYISEIAPLNLRGGLGTVNQLAVTVGLLLSQVLGIEQILGTNEGWPILLGLAICPAILQLILLPVCPESPRYLLITKQWEEEARKALRRLRASGSVEEDIEEMRAEERAQQSESHISTMELICSPTLRPPLIIGIVMQLSQQFSGINAVFYYSTSLFMSSGLTEESAKFATIGIGAIMVVMTLVSIPLMDRTGRRTLHLYGLGGMFIFSIFITISFLIKEMIDWMSYLSVVATLGFVVFFAVGPGSIPWMITAELFSQGPRPSAMAIAVLVNWMANFVVGIGFPSMKTALENYTFLPFSVFLAIFWIFTYKKVPETKNKTFEEILALFRHNNGSRA
- the Glut1 gene encoding glucose transporter 1, isoform X, with the protein product MATIGDLSMISPPTSSISNDQDPFGQLPPLPPPLRSTQVLQPLSVFPVSNLSEDSYDYVFGGRRKTPPTTTSTQLKLTSPPVRLRPEDAYRGANINNGRFYRHSFSYAPKRQRHSSRDDRDRESRLRCHGEDEATLRQLLLDLQKQVSVMSMNLSAKLDELQRGDRHLETTVALCEIRTQLQELTKSVESCQSEVSEVKRDMVAIKHELDTVQQVKEEIEELREYVDRLEEHTHRRKLRLLEQGLTFFLTYSIFSAVLGMLQFGYNTGVINAPEKNIENFMKDVYKDRYGEDISEEFIQQLYSVAVSIFAIGGMLGGFSGGWMANRFGRKGGLLLNNVLGIAGACLMGFTKVSHSYEMLFLGRFIIGVNCGLNTSLVPMYISEIAPLNLRGGLGTVNQLAVTVGLLLSQVLGIEQILGTNEGWPILLGLAICPAILQLILLPVCPESPRYLLITKQWEEEARKALRRLRASGSVEEDIEEMRAEERAQQSESHISTMELICSPTLRPPLIIGIVMQLSQQFSGINAVFYYSTSLFMSSGLTEESAKFATIGIGAIMVVMTLVSIPLMDRTGRRTLHLYGLGGMFIFSIFITISFLIKEMIDWMSYLSVVATLGFVVFFAVGPGSIPWMITAELFSQGPRPSAMAIAVLVNWMANFVVGIGFPSMKTALENYTFLPFSVFLAIFWIFTYKKVPETKNKTFEEILALFRHNNGRSMLNCTNSLEPQSMNSGIEHAALMVSEEKTQHDSPASERFLEGGRSTHQGRSAASAPHHPRQPPPVCPSSGP
- the Glut1 gene encoding glucose transporter 1, isoform R, which produces MATIGDLSMISPPTSSISNDQDPFGQLPPLPPPLRSTQVLQPLSVFPVSNLSEDSYDYVFGGRRKTPPTTTSTQLKLTSPPVRLRPEDAYRGANINNGRFYRHSFSYAPKRQRHSSRDDRDRESRLRCHGEDEATLRQLLLDLQKQVSVMSMNLSAKLDELQRGDRHLETTVALCEIRTQLQELTKSVESCQSEVSEVKRDMVAIKHELDTVQQVKEEIEELREYVDRLEEHTHRRKLRLLEQNQLPTTQSQTTTRPKNHPELPEHPSTQPHKTTDGRNCHHDGQMQMLFGLASGLTFFLTYSIFSAVLGMLQFGYNTGVINAPEKNIENFMKDVYKDRYGEDISEEFIQQLYSVAVSIFAIGGMLGGFSGGWMANRFGRKGGLLLNNVLGIAGACLMGFTKVSHSYEMLFLGRFIIGVNCGLNTSLVPMYISEIAPLNLRGGLGTVNQLAVTVGLLLSQVLGIEQILGTNEGWPILLGLAICPAILQLILLPVCPESPRYLLITKQWEEEARKALRRLRASGSVEEDIEEMRAEERAQQSESHISTMELICSPTLRPPLIIGIVMQLSQQFSGINAVFYYSTSLFMSSGLTEESAKFATIGIGAIMVVMTLVSIPLMDRTGRRTLHLYGLGGMFIFSIFITISFLIKEFFGYVQEMIDWMSYLSVVATLGFVVFFAVGPGSIPWMITAELFSQGPRPSAMAIAVLVNWMANFVVGIGFPSMKTALENYTFLPFSVFLAIFWIFTYKKVPETKNKTFEEILALFRHNNGSEDNANGNSVTTADFELSQNDGEEKGGVHAKAQ